A genomic stretch from Astatotilapia calliptera chromosome 4, fAstCal1.2, whole genome shotgun sequence includes:
- the mfsd11 gene encoding UNC93-like protein MFSD11, producing the protein MSPEGKKLLNIIILGFGFMFMFTAFQTCGNIEQTVIKSFNSTEFHGSGYTSMAIIYGVFSASNLIAPSVVAVIGPQLSMFFSGLLYSLYIAMFIYPYTWSFYTASVLVGIAAAVLWTAQGNVLTINSTDSTIGRNSGIFWALLQFSLFFGNLYIYCAWHGHVHITDKDRQTVFISLTVISLVGCFLFFLLRKPDSECSSSAEATEPLLQEEPCDNTATSSGCSHLCSQALDAFVKSCKLFITREMLLLGVSIGYTGLELTFYSGVYGTCIGAMMRFGQDAKSLIGISGICIGVGEILGGSVFGILNKRIGFGRNPIVLLGFVTHIIAFYLIFLNIASDAPLAPEEGTDLEAFITPSVGVALFCSFLLGLGDSCFNTQLLSIIGFMFHDNSAPAFAVFKFIQSIMAALAFYYSNYLLLHWQLLILVVVGFLGTITFFKVEHMASSSRRQSDYDSI; encoded by the exons ATGAGTCCAGAAGGGAAGAAGCTTTtaaacatcatcatcctcggTTTCGGCTTTATGTTCATGTTCACAGCCTTTCAGACATGTGGCAATATAGAG CAAACAGTGATCAAGAGCTTCAACAGCACCGAGTTCCACGGGAGCGGATACACGAG CATGGCCATCATCTATGGCGTTTTCTCTGCATCCAACCTCATCGCCCCGTCGGTGGTGGCGGTCATCGGGCCCCAGCTCTCCATGTTCTTCAGCGGGCTTTTGTACAG CCTGTACATCGCCATGTTCATCTACCCGTACACCTGGAGCTTCTACACGGCGTCCGTGCTGGTTGGAATAGCAGCAGCAG TGCTGTGGACAGCTCAGGGGAACGTCCTCACCATCAACTCCACGGACAGCACCATTGGAAGAAACAGTGGTATATTCTGGGCGCTGCTGCAGTTCAG cTTGTTCTTTGGAAACCTCTACATCTACTGCGCCTGGCACGGACACGTCCACATCACAG ACAAGGACCGGCAGACGGTGTTCATCTCTCTGACGGTGATAAGCCTGGTCGgctgcttcctcttcttcctcctcaggaAGCCTGATTCTGAATGCTCTTCCTCTGCTGAGGCGACTGAGCCGCTGCTGCAGGAGGAACCCTGCGACAACACCGCAACCAG ctcggGATGCTCTCACCTCTGCTCTCAGGCGCTCGACGCGTTTG TCAAATCGTGTAAGCTGTTCATCACCAGAGAAATGCTGCTGCTGGGCGTCTCCATCGGATACACAG GTTTGGAGCTGACCTTCTACAGCGGCGTGTACGGCACGTGCATTGGCGCCATGATGAGGTTCGGCCAGGATGCGAAGAGTTTGATCGGGATCTCTGGGATCTGCATCGGCGTGGGCGAGATATTAG GTGGTAGCGTGTTCGGGATACTGAACAAACGCATCGGCTTTGGGAGGAACCCCATCGTTCTGCTCGGGTTTGTCACCCACATCATCGCCTTCTACCTGATTTTCCTCAACATCGCCAGCGACGCTCCGCTGGCCCCGGAAGAAGGAACAGATCTGGAGGCCTTCATCACCCCCAG CGTGGGCGTGGCCTTGTTCTGCAGCTTCCTGCTCGGTCTGGGTGACAGCTGCTTCAACACGCAGCTCCTCAGCATCATCGGCTTCATGTTCCACGACAACAGCGCCCCCGCCTTTGCCGTCTTCAAGTTCATCCAG TCCATCATGGCCGCTCTGGCCTTCTACTACAGTAACTACCTGCTGTTGCACTGGCAGCTGCTCATCCTGGTCGTGGTGGGGTTTCTGGGCACGATAACCTTCTTTAAGGTGGAGCACATGGCCAGCTCCAGCAGGCGGCAGTCGGACTACGACAGTATCTGA
- the srsf2b gene encoding serine/arginine-rich splicing factor 2b isoform X2 yields the protein MSYGRPPPDVDGMTSLKVDNLTYRTSPEALRRVFEKYGRVGDVYIPRDRYTKESRGFAFVRFHDKRDAEDAMDAMDGALLDGRELRVQMARYGRPPDSHYGGGRRGGGPSRRYSGRRSRSPRRRRRSRSRSRSRTPSRSRSRYSRSRSRSYSRSKSRSPRTKKTKARSPSRSRSRSRSRSRSRSRTPSSKRGSRSRSKSQPKSAAENGNETS from the exons ATGAGTTACGGCAGGCCTCCGCCGGACGTCGACGGCATGACTTCCCTCAAAGTGGACAATCTAACGTACCGGACCTCTCCCGAAGCCCTCCGCCGGGTGTTTGAGAAGTACGGCCGGGTAGGGGACGTCTACATCCCGCGAGACCGCTACACCAAGGAAAGCCGGGGCTTCGCGTTTGTTCGGTTCCACGACAAACGGGACGCCGAAGACGCGATGGACGCCATGGACGGCGCGCTGCTGGACGGGCGGGAGCTGCGGGTCCAGATGGCCCGGTACGGCAGACCCCCCGACTCCCATTACGGCGGAGGACGGCGAGGTGGAGGACCGAGCCGGAGGTACAGCGGACGGCGGAGCAGAAG CCCGAGACGCAGGAGACGGAGCAGATCCCGCAGCAGGAGCCGCACGCCTTCTCGAAGCCGGTCCCGCTACAGCAGATCCAGGTCCCGGTCCTACTCCAGGTCCAAGTCCCGCTCTCCCAGGACCAAGAAGACCAAGGCGCGCTCTCCTTCCAGGTCTAGGTCCCGGTCCAGATCCAGGTCCAGGTCCAGAAGCCGCACCCCTTCCTCCAAGAGAGGGTCCAGGTCGAGATCTAAAAGCCAGCCAAAGtcagcagcagaaaatggaaatgaaaCCTCGTAG
- the srsf2b gene encoding serine/arginine-rich splicing factor 2b isoform X1 has protein sequence MSYGRPPPDVDGMTSLKVDNLTYRTSPEALRRVFEKYGRVGDVYIPRDRYTKESRGFAFVRFHDKRDAEDAMDAMDGALLDGRELRVQMARYGRPPDSHYGGGRRGGGPSRRYSGRRSRSCSPSPRRRRRSRSRSRSRTPSRSRSRYSRSRSRSYSRSKSRSPRTKKTKARSPSRSRSRSRSRSRSRSRTPSSKRGSRSRSKSQPKSAAENGNETS, from the exons ATGAGTTACGGCAGGCCTCCGCCGGACGTCGACGGCATGACTTCCCTCAAAGTGGACAATCTAACGTACCGGACCTCTCCCGAAGCCCTCCGCCGGGTGTTTGAGAAGTACGGCCGGGTAGGGGACGTCTACATCCCGCGAGACCGCTACACCAAGGAAAGCCGGGGCTTCGCGTTTGTTCGGTTCCACGACAAACGGGACGCCGAAGACGCGATGGACGCCATGGACGGCGCGCTGCTGGACGGGCGGGAGCTGCGGGTCCAGATGGCCCGGTACGGCAGACCCCCCGACTCCCATTACGGCGGAGGACGGCGAGGTGGAGGACCGAGCCGGAGGTACAGCGGACGGCGGAGCAGAAG CTGTTCCCCCAGCCCGAGACGCAGGAGACGGAGCAGATCCCGCAGCAGGAGCCGCACGCCTTCTCGAAGCCGGTCCCGCTACAGCAGATCCAGGTCCCGGTCCTACTCCAGGTCCAAGTCCCGCTCTCCCAGGACCAAGAAGACCAAGGCGCGCTCTCCTTCCAGGTCTAGGTCCCGGTCCAGATCCAGGTCCAGGTCCAGAAGCCGCACCCCTTCCTCCAAGAGAGGGTCCAGGTCGAGATCTAAAAGCCAGCCAAAGtcagcagcagaaaatggaaatgaaaCCTCGTAG
- the eif1 gene encoding eukaryotic translation initiation factor 1 — MSAIQNLQTFDPFADATKGDDRLPAGTEDYIHIRIQQRNGRKTLTTVQGISADYDKKKLVKAFKKKFACNGTVIEHPEYGEVIQLQGDQRKNICQFLIEIDLAKEEQLKVHGF, encoded by the exons ATGTCCGCTATCCAGAACCTCCAAACTTTTG ACCCCTTTGCTGATGCAACTAAGGGTGATGACCGCCTCCCAGCCGGGACAGAGGACTACATCCACATAAGAATCCAACAGCGGAACGGGAGGAAGACCCTCACCACTGTCCAGGGCATCTCTGCCGACTATGACAAGAAGAAGCTAGTCAAGGCCTTCAAGAAG AAATTTGCCTGCAATGGGACAGTGATTGAGCACCCAGAGTATGGTGAAGTGATCCAGCTTCAGGGAGACCAGCGCAAGAATATCTGCCAGTTCCTCATTGAG ATCGACTTGGCCAAGGAGGAGCAGCTCAAAGTCCACGGCTTCTAG
- the LOC113020181 gene encoding serine protease 27-like produces the protein MAFYKVMCLAAGLMLLTQESESQLNVCGQPKLNTKIVGGQVARAGSWPWQVSLQTSGSHFCGGSLINSQWVLTAAHCFQTTNLRGLTVNLGRQSLQGSNPNAVSRTVTKIIKHPNYNSQTFNNDICLLQLSSPVTFNNYISPVCLAASDSIFYSGVNSWVTGWGSTREGASAPSPNLMEVEVPVVGNRKCNCNYGVGSITDNMICAGLSAGGKDSCQGDSGGPMVSKQSGRWIQAGVVSFGEGCARPNLPGVYARVSQYQTWIRTQISSNQPGFMTFTSTGTNSDLSVTC, from the exons ATGGCTTTCTACAAAGTGATGTGTTTGGCTGCTGGGCTGATGCTCCTGACCCAAG agTCTGAgtcacagctgaatg TTTGTGGTCAGCCAAAGCTCAACACCAAGATTGTAGGAGGACAGGTGGCCCGCGCTGGCAGCTGGCCCTGGCAGGTCAGTCTGCAAACATCTGGGTCCCACTTCTGTGGAGGATCCCTCATTAACAGTCAGTGGGTGCTGACTGCTGCTCACTGCTTTCAAAC CACCAACCTGAGAGGACTGACTGTGAATCTGGGCCGTCAGAGTCTACAGGGATCTAACCCCAATGCAGTATCTCGAACTGTAACAAAGATCATCAAACATCCAAACTACAACTCTCAAACTTTCAACAATGACATCTGCCTCCTGCAGCTCTCCTCACCGGTGACTTTCAACAACTACATTTCTCCCGTCTGCCTGGCAGCTTCAGACAGCATCTTCTACAGCGGTGTTAACAGCTGGGTCACCGGCTGGGGAAGTACTAGAGAAGGAG CGTCCGCTCCTTCACCCAACCTGATGGAGGTGGAGGTTCCTGTTGtgggaaacaggaagtgtaaCTGTAACTATGGAGTGGGATCAATCACTGACAACATGATCTGTGCCGGGTTAAGTGCAGGAGGAAAGGACTCCTGTCAG GGGGATTCAGGAGGTCCAATGGTGAGCAAGCAGAGCGGTCGCTGGATTCAGGCGGGAGTCGTCAGTTTTGGGGAAGGTTGCGCCAGGCCGAATCTTCCAGGAGTCTACGCCAGAGTATCCCAGTACCAGACTTGGATCAGGACCCAGATCTCCTCCAACCAGCCGGGCTTCATGACGTTCACGTCCACTGGGACCAACAGTGACCTCAGTGTCACCTGCTGA